From the genome of Solanum lycopersicum chromosome 7, SLM_r2.1:
CATCTTCACCAACCGCGATCGTCATTGGCCATCACATCACTATCATTCACAACTGTGATACTAAATTTCAACACATAGTTCATCaggtaaataatttttataacaaatgcaaattattttatgtatgctAATGATATTtagtttttatgttatttgaatttcaattattttttttttaaataaagataattatgtatatttagaTACTGAGAAAGCAAAGATAATTTTCTCATAATAATTAAGCGTCTagagataaaattttaataatcaaattcaaatttaatatcgCAATCGTCAATGACGTGTATAAtagtattttgtaaaattatcaacaacaaaaaataaaaaaaaatttatgtggtTTTGAAACATTTTGATTCTCAAAAATGACCAAACAAGGCTCCTAATAAGGTCTATAAATACTATTGTTGGTGGAGAAATGAAAAACCATCCACATtacttgtattattattattattattattattattattattaccatggCACAAAAATTTACTATCCTTTTCACCATTCTCCTTGTGGTTATTGCTGGTAAGTCATGTCATCTACTAAGTCAAATGTTTTAGGATGAAAAATGATCAaatttgttcattaattatgcaaaaaagaaaagtttaatCCTtcattatacattttttttaagtgttgGTCAAGTAGTACAAAATATGCTTGTAAAATTCACAAATAGCTATTTTCAAACCTTGTAATTGAAAAATAGTTATCAtatgaagttttaaatttcgAAAGCGAAACTTTGTGGAATTTGAAATTCTATAGTTATAgttatttttcataaacaagGTCAAAACCGGCGAGTTAGtattatttctactaaataATATACCTTCTTCTATTATTGTTATCCAAAATAGACGTTCAAATTCATGTTAATAAGATGAACATTACTCCCTCTGTtcctatttacttgttcatattttctttttctagttgttcctatttacttgtccattttgacaaatcaagaaatgataaaaaaaaaaaattcaactataCCCTCATTTAAACTTctcaaaaaatttcaagttataattcattctttttgaaaccataattaataagggtaaaattgtaattttactatgctaattattgttatcttaataGGTGTGTCATTTCTATAATAAGAACAGAGAGTATATGACATGTCACCTCAAGGCCCAACCCCGACGTGTCCACCATTAACAACACTACTATCACTTTATCAATGTGATTTCCATTGGTATATGAAAAACTTGGATCTCAAGAGcgaatttgaaataataataataatatattcggTCAAAATCCTATAAATTGATGATTGAGGACGGGAGAGTGTATACAGAACAAATCCCTactttaataaagtaaaaaaaaaagaagttaatttCTGAAAGTTCCTCGACTAAAgtgaaacaaaacaaaaaagtaataaaacaGATTAACGACagtaaagaaaaacataacTAACTAAAGTTTAATTTTGCAGCTCAAGATGTGATGGCACAAGATGCAACTCTGATGAAACTTTTTCAGCAATATGATCCAGTTTGTCACAAACCTTGCTCAACACAAGACGATTGTTCTGGTGGTACGTTCTGTCAGGCCTGTTGGAGGTTCGCGGGGACATGTGGGCCCTATGTTGGGCGTGCCATGGCCATAGGCGTGTGATTACAATTTCGTTGTTCTTCTTTTTCGACTTTTTAATCCCAAGTGAATAAAGTctaatttgaaaaagaagaaaaaagtatcTATGTCTGAGTTATATGTTTTGTGGCTAATAAGAAATCGACTATGCTTGTtgatttgataaaaattatgTCATTAGGGTGTGATATGtaatcatcaaattaaataaaaatcatcgCATTGTGTGTGTTATATGTTTCTTTTCGTTTTATATAAGTGCCGTAAAATCAGCCCATACAATATGATCCGTTCATCTAtgatttgtatatgtataaaaaataaagtcaaaGGCGTCCGGTCgatgaaatttatatttggatcacattttaaaattcaatttcattattattcaACGAGCGAtgtagtaaatatatttttgtttttagcattaattatgtaaaatacataaatatattaacgaGTGTGAGAATATAATCAtgataatcattatttttatttatgtatcaaATCTAAATATAACAGATAAAAATGAAAGGAGATGGTACGTATCACATTAAATGAGTAATTATTCACATAGGACCATGGCATATTGAAATAATGGttttgcaattttatttttttttgcgaaGCTTCTTATTAGTAGTTCATAGCACTAAAATTAAATTggtaaaaaaattcaaatatgacattaaattttttgaaaaaaaaattatctatatttAAGTCATGTCAATTTCCCTTTTGCTCAAAGTTGATAAATAGATAAATCTTTTCTGAAAGATCGATAgcatatttaaactttatttacCAGTTTAATCTAGGTGCTATAAACCTCTAATAAGAGgctgaattaaaaataattttacaaaaccaccaaattattaaaaaaataatggaacaAATCTACCTAAATTAATGTTATGACACAATTATCATTATTAGCCATATTTATCAACCATGGTTGTATTGGTCATCACATCACTATCGATCACGCTACTGTCAATTAATATTGATGCTAACTTCTAAAGTATGATTCAtcagataaataatttttacaacACATGCAAATTATTGTGTGCTAATGGTATTTAGTTTATGTTGTTTATACAGCATTCCGTGGGGTGGAGTTTAATGCCTAACAAAAAGGGTCAAAAGCAAAAAAGGAATGTATgaacaaaaagggaaaagattGCTCTTTTTCGCAGTTTGGTCCGCGTAAGCTCAATGCTTATGGCTTTACCCAGCATTCCTGCTCTTCTTAATGGTGAAAGGGTTATCTATCCTAGGATCCTCCTTATCTTACAGGttatttcactttattttttactaGGGACAGGGTCTACTACAACAATCTTTTTTTATTGGGGCGAAAGCTTCAGTAACAACAAAAGCAGCCTATCTGGAATGGCCTACTCCTTACTCAAGCAAAGCTATATGCAACCGCATAGAGGAAGTTAAGTCAATCCCTCTATTTTCATCTTGAAAGATTCGGAAAAATAGAACATGTTCTACCCTTTCCTTCGATCGCTTTCATTTTTGGCCCGATTAGGCTTCATCTTCTTATCGGCATCCCAACACGAGACATAAACAAAGACAGGGCTAATCAGACTTGCCAGAAGAGCCGATGTACAAATAAAGAATCTGTTTTGACATGAAATGGATATATCCATATATCTCTGACTCATATTCACGAGATGGTAAAATATGGCAAAAGCTATACCGAAAATTAATTCGCGTCGGAATGGGCGTATTAATTCACGTAAGGGTGCACGTAGAATACCAATAATTACTTTTTAAGTAAAGATAAATTATGCATATTTAGTAAATACGACAAGAGCAACAAATTTTCTCATAATTATCAAGCGTCTAGAGataaaatttcagaaattaaatcattatattcaaattcaaacaacTTAATCATCAAAAATATACAATGGTATTTTGTAAACTTATCAACAACAACTAAATAAAAAACTTGTGTGGTTGTGAGACATTTTGATACTCAAACATGGCCAAACTAGATCTCCTCATTAGGCCTATAAATACTAGTGTTGGTAGAGGAATGAAAAACCATCTATCTacattatttgtatattgtCAATctctcaaaattaaaattataattaactaGCTACTATTATTACAATGGCACAAAAATTTGCTAGCCTTTTCACCATTTTCCTTGTGGCTATTGTTGGTAAGTCATGTCATCTTACTCCTATGTTTTAAAGTGAAAATGGTcaaaattgtttaatttattatgcaAAAAAAGAATACTTTTATCCTTctatatacttttttattttatgttactCAAGTAGTACAAATATACATGTAAAATTCacaaatatctatttttagaccttgtaattaaaaaatagttattatatGAAAGTTTTACGTTTCACAAGTGAAACTTTTATTGAATTATTCTATAATAAtagttgtatttttttcaaaaacaaagtCAAAAGTGGCgagttattattatttctactaaataATATACCTTCTTCCgttatgaattttatatgaCATGTCACCTCAGAACCCAACCCAAACCTATCCACCATTAACAACACTAGTATCATAATTTCGATATGATTTTCATAGGTAGGATCTcaagagaaataatatattcagtTAAAATCCTATAAAGTGAGGATTGAGAAGGAAAGAGTGTATACAGACGTTATTTCTACTTGTTGAAGTAAAAAAGTGTTGTTTCTGATCGGCTCAACcgaaaacaaaacaaagaagtaataaaatagtaaaaaaaaaaaaaactaaaaatcacaaaattaaaattttattacattagttttacaaaatatagttttgaattttgcagctcatgacaattcattctactccaccaaaattCATGTGATGGCCCAAGATGCTGTTCTACCAAACCTTTTTCAGGTAGATCCAGTTTGTTACAAACCTTGTAAAACACACGATGATTGTTCTGGTGCCTTGTACTGTGAAGCCTGTCGGAGGGCCGCGGGGTCATGTGGTCCCTGGCGGAGCCAGGATTTTCAATAAGAGGGTTCAATAGATTGCATTGATTTGAAAGCTCAACGAAATAGACACACGAAGTAATTGAAGTGGGttcgacatctactatatatatatatatatacataaaatattattgtctTTTTTAAGTGTTGTTCTTCTTTTCAACTTTTAGTCCTAAGTGACCAAAGTGTGATacgaaagaagaaaaaagtatatatgTGTTTGATATATGCTTTGTGGCTAATAAGAAAATCGACTATGCTTGttgatttgataaaaatatgttatcGAGCTATAATGTgtaatcatcaaaattaaataaatcgtATTATGTGTGTTATATATGTTTCTTTTCGTTTTATATAAGGTGGTAAAAGTAACCGGTCTTATAAGTTTGCATGAGTTACTATTACCCTTAATTTAATCTATTTTAATCTCTACATTTTAAAGATGAGTTGATTTGAGCTAAATATGTTAGgttaccacttgttaggaccgaaataATTAGGTGTCAAGCGGAAGTTAACTAAGTAAACCTCGGAAGAccatgagtaagaagacaaatGAGAAATATATCATAAGACGCAAAGATTTaatgtggttcggtcaatcAACCTACGTCCATAAAGGAGATGGACAATCTAGTACTGTATAAAACATGAGAGttcaaaatatagagagaaatagCTTTAACTAATTCACTCGAAACACaaggaggttcacacaagttaTAACATATAGCTTGTgtcccataaattctccccctaacaaAAACTCTCAAATCCCCTGGGActattttgtaaatattaatTAGGTTTGAAGGAACGAATCTTTATTTATAGAGTCGTATACCTTTTTCTATAAGAAATGAATTAGCGAATTAcatagattttatattttcgtTTTAGGATAAGTAAATAAGTTGTTGatcagaaaataaattaaacttatttCCTAATTATTCTTTGCATGATAAATATAAGCTTTGTATATTTAATTGGTTGTGCATGATTTTACTTCCCTTAAAAGGGTGTGGTAGGTATAGaggaaatttcaaattttttcacttaaaatattttatagaaacATTGGTGCTCCTgtcgtcatacttttgggacattaaTGCCCCTGTCATCATACTTCGGAGACATTGGCGCCCCTGCGCTTTTGTTAGAGTGAAGGGCATATATGTTCTAATTTATGGACGACAGGGACACCAATGTTACAAAAGAATGACGAAGAATATCTGCAtatcatttacgatagttcgaaaatatattatctcatttccctaaattaaatgtacattttgcatttttgtgaagggataatgcccaagtaccccctcaacctatgcccgaaatctcatagacacacttatactatactaaggtcctattagccccctgaacttattttattaataattttttaccccttttcgacctacgtggcactatcttgtgggcccaacgaaggttgactttttcttttcaaactagtgccacgtaggctaaaaaggggtagaaaattacttataaaataagttcagggggtaataggaccttagtatagtataagtgtgtctctgggatttcgggcataggttgagggggtactatTATCCCTTTTTGTGAACCATATTTGTAAATGTATCTTCCAATATTTTGGGCCCAAGACTATTTGACCTAACAAAAAACATATTGGCCTACATTGTCAGGCATACCGTTCTACTCACGTTATTGCATTTAATGAgagaaaaaatacatttttgatCATAGTCTAAAACCAATCTATTGGGCCCAAAAAAACATCATCACATAATGCAAAGATCCATAAACCTCCTTCATTCATTTTATAACCCTCTAGTTTTATTGTGTACCTAAATGCTTGTTGTACATATTTCCATCATTAGTTtccattttttctaaaaaaacaaaaaaaacttgatAAAATTGCTCGATCAAATGGTAAGCATTCTGCACTTTGGATTCTAATATTATAAAGTAGTATGTGTTAAAACAAAGAGAAAGTCTTCTAACTATCACATAAGCAAATACTTAATAAATACCtactatatataattagttaaaatttaCACAATTATGGCATGTACATActcaatgaaaatataaaataatggaCTATCTAAATAAGCATCTTCATATATCAAGTAACATGAGATCTCCATGCTTGACTCCTTTTCAGTTCAAATTCATAATGCTCAGGGTGGAGTCAGGATGGGGTTAGAGGGtacatttatttaaattttatttggcgaaaaattatactatttatacacaattaaaaatattttctatgtacatatatatacacaatattGAACTGCTTTCATCCAGTTCATgtgtttactttttcattttttaaaccTCTTAACAATAATTCAGAGCCTGTCACTGCTAatgcatattttaaatttcgaaatagtcattttttattttgattcctAATACTTTGATATAGAACTATActttcattaaatattaaaaacaaatatatctcattttttttattaatagagTAGAATGTTTTATCATgttaaaaaataagtgaatcttcgtttacatatttaaatcatgcatctttttttaattctttaaccTATAAacttagttttataaaattattaccAAACTAAAGTACCTCCAATAAGACTATACAAAGAAACATAGAAGTCAAAATAATCCTTTAAAACTTAGCTTAAGATAATTTGTTAAAAGATATTATATAGTAATACTTTGTTATAACTGGCACTTTGTGGGCAATATTTTATAAGGCTACTTAACTAGCCATACATGAAAGTAATTATGACTCAATCATCAActaataattatatgtatatataagtaagtaatattaataattgatatatatatgacaatATTTTATGTACAAAATTTTCCTAACCCTAAAACAAGGGCATCATTTCTTAATGATGTCTCCACTACTCttatatagtaatttttttaatcctaATTAAAGGGTTCTTTTCTAGTTTAAGTgctacaaatattttttttcaactacaatttttttttcttttatactacaaatatttttccaatattTTCTCTTAGTTGTGAATTGGAGGTTTTCTCTTCGCCGGAGAATAATCCATTCCGGCCAAGTCTAGCACGTCAGGGTGGCGATCGGAGGATGTTTTCCGGTGACCGGTTTCCGGTGATGAATTGATTGAGAAATTTTCACTACTTGATTGACCTTTCAAAATAGTGGTGTCATGAGCTTTAATATTTCCTTCATTCTTGATATTCtgtaaatatatgtaaaataaactatataagtaatttgaaaaaaaaatataatataattttttattattattgaatttttttaattttatttttttggtcatGAAAATTAACCAACCTTTGTTGAAGTAGTTGTGGTAATTGGACTAGAAGTAGAGGTTGTTTTTGTCATAAGTTTCCTATTTCTTCCTGCAAACATTACAAGAATAGCCACTTTATGAATAAACAAACCAAAATAAGACATAATTTTGATGATGcaaatttcattaatattacTAACAAGgtaaaataattcattaactTGTTAAGAATATCACAGATTAAGGGTTCGAGTCATGCAAGAGGATAAGTGTGAATACTACTGATCGTTCTTATTAATGGTATGTCCTCTAGGTCCATAATAATCTTCATGGATATTTGGTAACCAATGATGACTTTTGGCTACTTTAGAAAGTCTTCTCTTTATTGTAGTACCTGATGATGAACAATGGTTATCTTTGCAAATAATATTGACTTCTCCAAAATCTCCATTTTCCTGATAAAAATAACCATTATTAAGCTTTTAGCACTTTGGATTTCAAAATTAGGAAaacaaaattcaagtttttaatACTTTTGAATATAATTCTCACCTTTAACATGGGAATATTCCTTGCTTGTGCTTCATAGACCAAAGTAGATAAAAGCAAAAGAGAAAGTAATAGAACTTGCTTCATTAtctcaaaggaaaaaaaaaaagaggctaAAAgttaaagagatttttttagagtttgttatatttatgagagaaatgaacaaaaagaacTTTGACAAAATTGGAATTGTCACAAAGTTGGGAAGAATAGAAGAATCAAAgcttaacttctttttttttgtttcttcttattCCACTTTCAAGATAtatgaattaaaacaagtgatATACAAAAATGGATTCTTggttcattatatatatacacataatacaTGTAAAGAGAAAAGGTGTAGCAAATGGTATAGGGACCACAAATGTTTTTTTGGGGACATGGGATTAAATTGATATACTTTGAATTTTACTATATGTTTTGTTTCTTTAGTGATATGTGGGcactaaaaatgaataagaggGTCTTGATAAAGCTTAACATACTTTTGAGGTCATTGTTATGAGGGGACAAGATTGTCttcatgtaaaaaaaaagagtatatttttcttgaaaaaaatacataatagtaAACTCCCAAAAAGAAACATTATTCTAGCAATTTGTAGACACTTTGGAAATGGAAGAAAGTGGAAAAaagtgattattattattattatttttgatataatataatatgtccATAACTATACACACATTTTTAAGGGTAGGTTGTCTCTTGCTTGCTAGCTTGGTAACCCAAAATCCAAGAAAATTTAGAATTCTTTCCATGCATATGTATTAACTTAATATTAACTTTAAGTTTAATAAGTTATTTACTtctgagaaaaataaatttgttcatAGGTTACTTTTATATGTTATAGCAgataatttatcttatttataaaattacaaattttatattttaaaaaaaagttatccgtaattattatttagatattttgatagtgtaaaaaaattgtgaagtcGTATGGTATGTAACTTAATATAAactatatagagagagagatttaTGCCTcgaatattttctttgtttctttttattgatattttttatattgaaaatttaaatttttgaagttgtgtTTGAATTTGCATTTtgcttttaaaatattgaagttTTTATGAGTGAAAGTTCCAAAAATTGATCTAAGTCTGTTGTTGGAAATAGAAGATATTTCCGATCAAATATCATAATCAAacgaatatttgaaaataaattttcaaatatgagTCAAATTGAAATCTTAGGCAAAAAACctagcttaattaattaatccttAGATCGTGACAATTAGCATGGAGTTTTAAGAAGTAAAGAACCTTTTTGAATCATGTAATCACTAAAACTATGTTGAATGTATCGTAACGTCTTTCAATTATGTAGTCTAACAAATtgagttaaaagttaaaatcaaagaacaataaaattatattacttgtaTTAGTATAACATACTTGTTTTTGGCCTTTCAATACTTTGCCCTTTTCCATGACTAGTTagatcatttatatatatatatatatatatatatatatatatatatatatatatatatatatatatatatatatatatatgcatgtatatAGTTAGGTTCAACATTATTTTGTGTACAAAATAACCTACAATAAATTGGAACATATCAAGTGGACATcctaagaaataaaataaattggacTATAGATCACTTGCATCTTTTTGCAAATATATATCCTttacttctttctttcttcGCTAATAAATGATCTTCGCTTGAGTGAATGTTGGACcgcaaaatttaaaatatttaaaatacaatttattgatataatatggATGTTATGATAATTATTGCTAAAGTGAATGTTGGACcatcaaaatctaaaatatcaaaaatacaatttattgatataatatgaatGTTATGATGATCTTCGCTAGAGTGAATGTTGGACcactaaaatctaaaatatcaaAACACAACTTATTGATATAGTATGAATGTTATAATGAATGTGCTCGATCAGTCGAATTtagataatattaaaaatgatcATATTTGTTAGTACTTGTCAGGAGGTATAAGTAGCAAAATGAAAGAAAGTCGTTTGAGACAGTTTCATCATATATGTCAATTGTTACGTATCGACCTTTTGATTCACcgatttatatatatgaaattatgataagtgaaaattttaaagaaaagatgaaataGACGAAGATTACacgtaattaaaatattattctatgtcAAGATGTATATATTTCTTGCAATTTGAACAAATCGAGGGGGGGGGATATTTTAGAGTCTTTTAGTTATATTAGCAATACTTTAGATTAACTTTCTTAAGGAAACATTATACATTCAGCGAATTCGATTTCTTCTTTCATGAAATTAAATACTTCTGATATTGTCTTCGATCTCTTTAGAGGTTTTAAACTTCTGATTTTGAAAATACTCTTCAAATAATATAGTTTCTTActaaattcttcaaaattattattctaaatATTTTCGTACGATTGGACTAGGTGGCAGTTGGAACAATTAAATACTAATAGTATTGCCACGTCACTAGTGGTAGTAATTGCAGACGTGGACGTTCTTGTCGTGTAGGCAGTTTGACACGGTAGACGAACCGGTCCACGTGGCTGTCATTTTCTGGGACCCATATAAGTGACGTGGAAGATATATAGCCACGTGGACACCGACGACTCATGAGCTTTGTTGGTTCTTTTGGTAACACAAAAACATCCAACCATCCCATATTGTCTTTCTTTCGCTTTTCGACATATTGTTTTTCGAGATTCAAATAACTTATTatgaaattattgatttttaattaataatgtaaagtTGTTTTTTAATAGATTAATTGATAacgtaattataaatttaataattatatttttgataatatataAAAGGCCTTTTACTATTAGCTTTGAtgggttttatttattttaattagtgtCAAATTTTTGGTTATTCTGTTATTTACAGTATTTATTTTTGAGCACGATGCATGTCTTGCAACTCATATGAAtagtttatttgattttttaccttattttaaataattttttcatatttttttgtgtaaagTTTTAATGACTAAACTGTTATCGAATCGAACAATCGGCGAAAAATTATTTCTTAGAAAAACTTTACGTTATCTACCTCGATATTGATGTGTCGGTCGGTGTTATGTTGTTTGACCtttgaattaaaagaatttaGGGGTAATtatagttttatatattataattaattacttttcacTTAATTCTTGTATTGGCCGGAATTAATGGAAAATTAGAGAATTCCGTTACGTTACGTAGCGGCTCCGTCGTCGTTTTGCATGGAGCAATTATGTTGATTTGGTAACCTGAATATGTGagtacaataataaatttaaaatttaaattttatgaatttaatttatttttttttaaaagaaatctttattacttatatatgtttaaatttttcctattttcacGAGACGGTAATTATAAAATATGCATATGTTTTATCCTTTTTCTAATAAgctaaatgtatattttttattatctaaGAGGAATCGAACCCTCATTAAGGAGAGTAATAAGTTTAAACTTGACTTTATTATTtgtaattagatattttttaagGACAggtaataataacaaaattgatataataatttcaaaaataataacgTAACATATTTAGTGATGTACATagaatttttcataattaatcccaacatttaaaagaaataaacaaattgaagggaggaataaaaagttatttcagaatttttaagttttcttgaacatttaattccatacatttttcAGTTCAAATGTTAAAACagcttttttctattttttattctttttctaataagctagatttttttttattttatttttggtaaagaTAAGacttttgagatgattttaaATATGTGGCTAATAATCCATCAGCCGACAGAGAacatttgatcttttttttaaaaaataataataaatccttagaattttaaaaatattgcaccatttagtttttatatattattatttatttaattatttcagaCATGTTTTAGGAGTATGTTTGGaccaaaaaaaatacttatttaattaagtgtGGGAGTGGGCTGGAATTTCCACTTTAATTGGAGGAAATTAAATAAAGTTTAGAATAAGTTGTACTGCTAATAAGTacgaattaattaataattgtgATTTGATTGGAATAATGAGTTAAAAGCaattatgaattcaaaaaaAGTAATACACCTTTGGAAagaacttttcattttcttttttaaactaaaaattcttatttaagaaaaagaattcaTAATTTGTTGTTTAGTAATGAATTAGCGATAGATTATCAATCGTAAGGTGGTGTTGTTATTCTacatttgttttgaaaaaaaagtttattttttttatataatcttGAATAActcttattttaaaaactagCTTATCTGTTGAATCCGatccaaaatttatttttaaggtaaatttcaaaaatgacaacTTTTCAACTAAGAGGGTCATGAAGTGCAGTCTTGTAACGTCGATTTTATTGTGGAAGAGAAAATTTGACATTATTATATTTCAACTAATTTTTACCTTCTGAGTTAgatcaaaaatttatttcttataaaataaaattaaaaaaaaacgttacaaaacttatttttactattaGCCAAAAGTTTCACTCATATATgtacttattaattaattatacctCACTATCAACATTgaactttttatattattaatatatatatatatatatatatgtatatgtccattcaaaaactcataaaattatattgagaTGTTCGAACTTCTTATTCAAAATGGAACCCACGATAAATTTGTTTATAAGTtacttgataatattttatgtcGACCAGAGGCCGATAGAGtcagtattttaattttataaatttaaaatataagtttcaGAAAATAATAacgaaattttaaatataatatttatacaatattttcgtaaaatataattatattgtttCAATAAAAA
Proteins encoded in this window:
- the LOC101253390 gene encoding uncharacterized protein, with product MKQVLLLSLLLLSTLVYEAQARNIPMLKENGDFGEVNIICKDNHCSSSGRNRKLMTKTTSTSSPITTTTSTKNIKNEGNIKAHDTTILKGQSSSENFSINSSPETGHRKTSSDRHPDVLDLAGMDYSPAKRKPPIHN
- the LOC101253698 gene encoding metallocarboxypeptidase inhibitor, whose amino-acid sequence is MAQKFASLFTIFLVAIVAHDNSFYSTKIHVMAQDAVLPNLFQVDPVCYKPCKTHDDCSGALYCEACRRAAGSCGPWRSQDFQ
- the mcpi gene encoding metallocarboxypeptidase inhibitor precursor (The RefSeq protein has 1 substitution compared to this genomic sequence) produces the protein MAQKFTILFTILLVVIAAQDVMAQDATLTKLFQQYDPVCHKPCSTQDDCSGGTFCQACWRFAGTCGPYVGRAMAIGV